The following DNA comes from Kitasatospora sp. NBC_01287.
AGCTCGTCACGCGACCGGGGGCCGCCGAGGTAGGCGTGCACCTCCGGCGACGCCAGCAACTCGACGAACGCCGCACGGTCCCGGGCCTCGGACTCACGGAGCAAGAGCCTCTCGGTCCTGATCGGCTCAGGCGGCCAAACCACGGGTCCCAGTTCCATCCGCGCACGCTAACACGTGGTCGAACCAGCCGAACGGGGATGCCTGGCTCCACCTGGATCCGAACCCCGAACAAGGCCTGGACGTACTGGCCCGTGAGGTCCGGGCCTCGACTCCCGGGGGCGGATGGCCCAGCTCCAGTCGTGGATCGTGGCCTGATGCCGCTCATGCGCCCCGGCGCCCGCAGCGCGATCGAGATCAGTTGACCTGGCCGGCGGGCCGCACAACGAGGTGATTGACGTCCACGCCTTCGGGTTGATCGACGGCGAACAGGATCGCCTCGGCGACCTGCTCGGCGGTCAGTGTCGGCGCCGCTGCGGGTGATCCACCGCGCTCGTCCCAGAACGGGGTGTCCACAACCCCTGGGGCGACAAGAGTGACGCCGACGCGGTCCTTGGCCACCAGGAGCCGGACGTTCTCGGCCAGGGCGTGCGCGGCCCACTTGGTGACGGAGTACAGGTTGCCGGGCGTGTTCCTGGTGCCCGCGACCGAACCGACGATCACGATCCGGCCCTTGGACTTCCTCAGGTGTGGCAGTACCTCGCGTACCAGCAGAGCCGGGCCGAGGACGTTGGTGAGAACCATGGCACGCATGGCCGCAGGGTCGTGGTCCTCCAGCGTGCCGGGCAGGGAGAACCCGGCGTTCGCGATCACCGTGTCCAATCGGCCCCACAGGCCCACGACTTGACGCACGGCATCGGCGACATGGCGCTCGTCGCCGGCGTCACCGATGATGGTCAGCAACCGCTCGCCCGCTCCGGTGGAGGTGGCGAACGCGGCCAGGCGATCGGCATCGCGGCCGGTGATCGCCACGCGGTGGCCTTGCTTGAGCAGGACACGGGCAGTGGCCGCACCGATCCCGCTCGAACCGCCGGTGATCAACGTGACGGGTTCCATGGCACGGCCTCCTTGGTGACGGCGGTATCGGCGATGCGCCAGGCTCCAGGTGTCGATGAACACCGAGTTGGCGGACGCAGGCTACCCGATAGTCATGATGTCGTGAGGCAACACGAATATCGGGCGGCCCGCGCTGCGAGTACCGGCAACAACGAAGATCACGATCTACGACTGGAGCACTCGGATCGACCGCCATATGAAGGACTGTCAATTCACCGGCCGCGACGGCGTGGAGCTGGCGTGCCGCGAGACCGGGCCCGGGTCCGGTCGACCGCTGATCCTGCTGCACGGCTTCATGGGCGCGGGTTCGCACATGCTCGACGGCTGGGCCGACACATTCGCCGAGCGGGGGCGCCGCGTCATCGCGCCGGACTTCCGTGGCCACGGGCAGAGCACGCGGCCGCACGACCCCGCCGCCTACCCGCCGGACGTCCTGACCGATGACGTGCTCGCCCTGGTCGAGCACCTCGGTCTCGGCGACGGGGAGTACGACCTCGGCGGCTACTCGCTCGGCGCGCGGACCGTGCTGCGCCTGCTCGCCCGGGGCGCCCGGCCGGGCCGCGCGATCGTGGCCGGGCAGGGACTGGCGAAGGTGACCGGCCCCCAGGGCAGGGCGAGTCACACCGTGCTCACCGCGCTCGTCGCCGGGGAGCCGATCGAGCCCGGCTCGCGCGACGCGCTCATCGCGCAGTGGATCACGAAGCTCGACGCCGACCCCCTGGCGCTGCTGCTCGTGCTGGACTCGCTCCTCCCGACCCCGGCGGACGCCCTGCACCGGATCACCGTCCCGACCCTCGTCGCGATCGGCGACCGGGACGACCGCGCGGACGCCGACGAGCTGGCGGCGCGCCTGGGCGACGCCCGCTTCATCCAGGTGCCGGGCGGTCACCAGAGCGCCTTCACCGCGCCTGAGCTGCTCGCGGCCATGGCGGAGTTCCTCGGCGGGGGGGTGAACCAGGACGAACGGGACACCGAGGGAATTCGGTTGTGCCCGCCACCAGGGCGGATGCCAGAATCAGCGGATGACGCACATCATCAGGTCCGTACGGCAGGACGACTGGACCAGGGCCAAGGCGCTGCGGCTGGACGCGTTGCGGGATCCGATCGCGCACCTCGCCTTCCTCGACACCTACGAGCAGGCCGCCGCCCGCCCCGACGAGTTCTGGCAGGACCGTGCCGCCGGAGCCGCCGAGGGCAGGACCAGCCGGCAGTTCGTCGCGGAGGCCGCGGACGGGCGCTGGCTCGGCACGGTCTCCGTGCTGGTCGAACGGTCCGGCACCGAGACCTTCTTCGGCGACGTCCCCGAGGTGTCCCAGACGCACATCGTGGGCGTCTTCGTCCGGCCCGAGGCGCGCGGCACCGGGCTCACACAGGAACTCTTCCGAGCCGCCCTGGCCTGGTCCTGGTCACTGGCCGAGCCGCGGATCGACCGCGTACGGCTCTTCGTGCACGAGGACAACCCCCGAGCGGAAGCGCTCTACGCCAAGGTCGGATTCAAGCGCACCGGCTTCTCGATCTCCGCCGCCAAACAGCCCACGAGCAGCGAGATCGAACTCGCCCTCCTCCGCGCCTGACAGCGCCGCGATCAACTCCTGCGGAGCGCCCCTGCCTTGACGCCGTCCACAAAAGCGGAGAAGGAGGCAGCGGGGAAGACGAGGGCGGGGCCCGCCGGGTCCTTGGAGTCACGCACGGGGACGAGGCCGTGGGTAGCGGATTGCGGGGCGCACTCGACGCACTGGCCGCCGCTCCCATCCGAGTAGCTGCTCTTG
Coding sequences within:
- a CDS encoding SDR family oxidoreductase; this translates as MEPVTLITGGSSGIGAATARVLLKQGHRVAITGRDADRLAAFATSTGAGERLLTIIGDAGDERHVADAVRQVVGLWGRLDTVIANAGFSLPGTLEDHDPAAMRAMVLTNVLGPALLVREVLPHLRKSKGRIVIVGSVAGTRNTPGNLYSVTKWAAHALAENVRLLVAKDRVGVTLVAPGVVDTPFWDERGGSPAAAPTLTAEQVAEAILFAVDQPEGVDVNHLVVRPAGQVN
- a CDS encoding GNAT family N-acetyltransferase, which codes for MTHIIRSVRQDDWTRAKALRLDALRDPIAHLAFLDTYEQAAARPDEFWQDRAAGAAEGRTSRQFVAEAADGRWLGTVSVLVERSGTETFFGDVPEVSQTHIVGVFVRPEARGTGLTQELFRAALAWSWSLAEPRIDRVRLFVHEDNPRAEALYAKVGFKRTGFSISAAKQPTSSEIELALLRA
- a CDS encoding DUF397 domain-containing protein codes for the protein MTSLLWVKSSYSDGSGGQCVECAPQSATHGLVPVRDSKDPAGPALVFPAASFSAFVDGVKAGALRRS